DNA sequence from the Cellulophaga sp. HaHaR_3_176 genome:
TGAAAATGTATTGTATTGGCACTGGTCTGAAAATTACGGTTGGGATATGAACTTTCCAGTTGGTGGTTATAACGAAGCTTTAATTATGTATGTTTTAGGTGCAGCTTCTCCAACACATCCTATTCAAAAAAAGGTATATGAAGAGGGTTGGGCAGGTAATGGCGCAATTAAAAAAGACACTACTTATTATGGTCTTAAAACAGTTGTAAATCATTATGAACATGATAAGGCTCCTGTAGGTCCACTGTTTTGGGCACATTACTCTTATTTAGGTTTAAACCCTAAAGGCCTTACAGATCAATATGCAGATTATTGGAAGTTGAATCAGAATCATGCTTTAATACATTATAAACATGCGGTTGCAAATCCAAATAATTTTAAAGGATATGGTGAAAAAGCATGGGGTTTTACATCAAGCTATTCTATTAAAGGTTACGATGGGCACCGACCAGATAATGATTTAGGAGTAATATCTCCAACGGCAGCATTATCATCAATGCCATACACGCCAAAAGAAAGTTTAACCTTTTTAAGATATATGTACACTGAACAAGATAGTTTAGTTGGTAAATATGGTCCTTATGATGCTTTTAGTTTAGAAGACGATTGGAGTCTGCCAAGGTATTTAGCTATCGATCAAGGTCCAATACCTGTTATGATTGAAAATTATAGAAGTGGCTTATTATGGAATAACTTTATGAAAAATGAAGATGTGAAAAAAGGGCTTAAAACATTAGGTTTTAAATACACTAAAGTGAAAGAATAATTAACGCATATATAACCCAAATCTGTTTTAAAATTTTAAGTTAATATTTCTATACAAATGAATAATTTTAAATTTTTCACACTGTTTTTTTTGTTTCTAGTATCTTGTTCTAAAGATGTTAGTCAAGGGCCAACTGGGGTTTCTGAATTGCCAGAGGTTAATCCAGAGCCAGAAGAGGCAGAAATAACAGACGAAGAATTATTAGACATAACACAGGCAGAAACATTTAAATATTTTTGGGATTTTGCTCATACAGCTTCTGGTGCAGCAAAGGAAAGATACCACCCTAATGACCCAAGTAATGATGAAAATACAGTAACTACAGGAGGAACGGGTTTTGGATTAATGGCTATTCTTGTAGGCGTTGAAAGAAATTATATTTCAAGAGAACAAGCTGTTGGCCGTTTGAATAAAATTATTACATTTTTAAATACAGCAGACCGTTTTCATGGTGCTTGGCCACATTGGATTGATGGAAATACAGGTAAAGTAAAACCATTTAGCCCACAAGATGATGGAGGAGATTTAGTAGAAACAGCTTTTGTAGTACAAGGCTTAATTTGTGTTAAAGAGTATTTTAAAAATGGGTCTGAAGCAGAGAAAGAGCTAGCCAATAAAGCAGATACTTTATGGAAAGATGTTGAATGGGATTGGTATACACAAGGTGAAAATTCACTTTTCTGGCACTGGAGTCCATCAAATAACTTTGCTATTAATTTAGAATTGAAAGGGTATAACGAAACCTTAATTACATATGTTCTTGCAGCTGCATCACCAAGCTATAGCATTTCAAAAGAAGTTTATAAAAATGGGTGGGCATCAAATGGTAGTATCAAATCAACAGCTACTGCGTATAATTACCCATTAATTGTAAAACATGCTGGTTCTGAAGAGTTAGGCGGACCTTTGTTTTTCTCTCATTATTCCTTCTTGGGGTTAAATCCAAACGGTTTAATAGATGAATTTGTGAATTATGGAGACGTAAGTGTCAATCATAGTAAAATTAACTATAATTATGCAGTTGCTAATCCAAATAATTTTAAAGATTATGGAGAAGATTGTTGGGGTTTAACGGCTAGTTATTCTAGAAATACCGATGGTAGTTTAGGGTATGCTGCACATGCTCCAAATAATGATATAGGCGTTGTTTCTCCTACTGCAGCAATCAGCTCAATAGTATATACTCCTGAAGAATCTTTACAAGCGTTGCATTATTTTTATACGAATAAAAGTAAATTATTAGGCTCTGCTGGGTTTTATGATGCTTTTAGTCCTCAAACTGATTTTTGGGTAGCAGAAGCTTATTTAGCAATCGATCAGGGACCACAAATTATAATGATAGAAAATTATAGGTCTGGTTTATTATGGAGTTTATTTATGCAAAATGAAGACGTTCAATCAGGATTAAATAAATTAGGATTTACATATGGAAGCTAGAAAAATAATTCAAATTCTTCTTTTACTAGGTTGTTTTCAACTTACAGCCCAATACAGCACTTTTGAAGAAAAAATGTTTATAAAAGAAGGTGATACGCTTTTGTACCGTATTCAATACCCGAATGATTTTGTAAACACAAATAAATATCCAGTATTATTCTTCTTACATGGAGCAGGTGAACGTGGTAATGATAATGAAAGTCAGCTTATGCACGGTAGTGGCTTATTTTCAAATGAAGAGATAAAGAGAGATTTTCCTGCTATTGTAATATTTCCACAGTGTCCTGAAAATGAATATTGGGCTAATGTAAAAGTCAATAGAAAAACACAACCAGTAGGTCTACGTTTTAAATATGGCAGAAAACCAACAAAGGCATTAGGCTTAGTTATGGATCTGGTAGATGAAACATTAGCAGAACCCTTTGCAAAAACAGATCAGGTTTATATTATGGGACTATCAATGGGCGGAATGGGAACTTACGAGTTGCTTTACCGTAGGCCAAACCTATTTGCAGCTGCAATAGCCATTTGCGGTGGCGGAAAGCCAAAATCAGCAAAAGAATATGCTGCAAAAGTACCATTGTGGGCGTTTCATGGCTCACAAGACAATGTTATAGACCCTATTTTATCTTTAGAGATGACCAAAGAAATATTAGAATATGGTGGATACCCAAAATTAACACTTTACGATTTTGCAAACCACAACAGTTGGGATTCTGCATTCGCAGAACCAGAATTATTACCATGGCTTTTTTCTAAAACAAAGCAAAAACTATAGTACTCACTTAGCATACACTATTAAAAAATAAAGAATGATATTAAAAAAATTCGCATATAAAATCAGTATAGCAGCAATAAGTCTGTTTGCAATTTCTACACAGGCACAAAATAAAATTCCGGAAGTAGAAACTCTTTTACAGAAAATGACGATTGAAGAAAAGATTGGACAACTAAACCTTGTGACTCCAGGTGGTGGTATTGCTACAGGTTCGGTAGTTAGTTCTAATGTAGAGGATAAAATTAAAGCGGGGCAAGTAGGTGGCTTATTTGGTATAGCAGGACCAGAGAAGATAAAAGCAGCACAAGATTTTGCAGTAAAAAAAACTCGGTTAGGAATTCCTTTAATATTTGGTTCAGATATTATTCATGGATATAAAACTACATTTCCAATTCCATTAGCGCTTTCTTCTACTTGGGATATGGAATTACTTAAAAAAACAGCTCAAATTGCGGCTTTAGAAGCAACAGCTGATGGTATAAACTGGAACTTTTCTCCAATGGTTGATATTGCACGTGACCCAAGATGGGGACGTATTGCAGAAGGCGCAGGTGAAGACCCTTACTTAGGATCAGAAATTGCAAAAGCTATGGTTGTTGGTTATCAAGGAGATGATTTAACTGATGCTGACACTATGCTAGCATGTGTAAAGCATTTTGCTCTTTATGGAGCTGTAGAAGGAGGTAGAGATTACAATTCTGTAGATATGAGCAGAATTAAAATGTATAACGAGTATTTTCCGCCCTATAAAGCAGCTATTGATGCGGGTGTGGGTAGTGTTATGAGTTCTTTTAACGATGTTGATGGTATTCCTGCTTCAGGTAACAAATGGTTGTTAACAGACTTGCTACGTAACCAATGGGGCTTTAATGGTTTTGTAGTGTCAGACTATACTTCTGTTAATGAAATGATAGCTCATGGCCTTGGAGATTTGCAAACAGTATCTGCATTATCTTTAAAAGCAGGTTTGGATATGGATATGGTTGGCGAAGGTTTTTTAACAACGCTAAAAAAATCATTAGAAGAAGGTAAAGTTTCCGAAGAAGAAATTACAATTGCTTGTCGCAGAATATTAGAAGCGAAATTTAAATTAGGTTTGTTTGATGACCCTTATAAATATATCAATAAAAAGAGACCAGCGAAGGATATTTTAAAGCAAGAGAATAGAATTGTGGCTAGAGATGTCGCTAAAAAATCTTTTGTTTTGCTTAAAAACCATAATTCAGTTTTGCCTTTACAAAAAAATGCAAAAATTGCTTTAATTGGCGATTTAGCAGATAGTAAAGAAAATATGTTAGGTACGTGGGCACCTACGGGAGATCCTAGCATATCTATTCCTATAATTGAAGGATTCAAAAACGTAGCGCCAAATGCAACTATAATGTATGCAAAAGGGGCAAATATTACAGATGATGAAGAGTTAGCTACAAATACAAATGTTTTTGGTACTCGAGTAGTTATCGATAAGAAATCGCCTGAAATACTGTTGTCTGAAGCTGTTGAGGTAGCTAAAAAATCAGACGTTGTTGTTGCTGTCGTTGGTGAGGCTACAGAAATGACAGGTGAATCATCAAGTAGAACGGATTTAAATATTTCAGCAAGTCAGAAAAAATTAATTAATGCTTTAGTTGAAACAGGGAAACCTGTAGTTTTAGTTTTAATGAGTGGTAGGCCATTAACAATTGAAGATGAGTTAGCTTTACCTGTTAGTATTTTACAAGTTTGGTTTCCTGGTATAGAAGCTGGTAATGCTATTGCAGATGTTGTTTTTGGAGCGTATAACCCATCAGGTAAATTAACAGCTACATGGCCACGTAATGTGGGTCAAATACCAATTTACCACAGTATTAAAACAACAGGTAGACCACAACCAACAGCAGAATTTGAAAAATTCAAATCTAATTATTTAGATGCTCCAAATACTCCATTATTACCTTTTGGGTACGGATTAAGTTATACTAATTTTGAGTATTCTGATTTAAAAGTTTTGAAAAGTGAAATTGCTTCAGATGAATCTATCTCAGTTAGTTTCTCAATTAAAAATACAGGAAACTTTGATGGAGAAGAAGTAGTGCAATTATACCTTAGAGATGTTGTTAGAAGCATTACCCAACCAATTAAGCAACTTAAAGGCTTTAAGAAGATAATGCTTAAGAAAGGCGAAAAAAAGCAAATAGAGCTTCTTTTATCACCTGACGATTTAAAATTTTATAATTCTAATTTAGAATTTGTATCTGAACCTGGTAAATTTGAGGTTTTTGTAGGAACTAATTCTGATGCAACCATGAAAACTACATTTACATTGAAGTAGATACATTCTTTTTTAAAAGTAGAGTATCAAACAACTTAACGTCCGAACATTATTTATAAATGTTCGGACGTTTTTTTGTGATACATAAATAAAACCACTTTTTTTTGTTAAAAAACAGTTGTAAAAGCTAACTGTTTGCTTATGCGTTCATTATACTTTTAAATGAGCACATTTATTATGGATGTCATTTGTAATTTTACGTAGGATATTGGTTACAATATCTTAGAAAAGATTAATGAAGAAAATATCAAACTATGAAATTAGAAAATAAAAAGGTAGCTATCTTAGCTACTGACGGATTTGAAAAATCAGAATTATTTGAACCTCTTGAAGCATTAAAAAAAGAAGGAGCTGAAGTAGATATAATTTCTATTAAAAAAGGAGACATTAAAAGTTGGGACCAAACAGATTGGGGAAAATCTATAGCTGTTAATTTTGATCTGAACGAAGTAAACGAATCAGACTACAGTAGTTTAGTTTTGCCAGGAGGAGTAATTAATCCCGATACGTTAAGAACAAATGAAGATGCGTTAGATTTTATAAGAGCATTTTTTAAAAGTGGAAAACCAGTAGCAGCTATTTGCCATGCTCCATGGTTATTAGTAAGTGCAGGTGTTATTGAAAATAGAGAAGTAACATCATACAAAAGTATTAAAGATGATATTTTAAATGCAGGCGGTACTTGGATGGATGAAGAGGTTGTTGTGGATAGCGGGTTAGTAACAAGTAGGAACCCTGGTGATTTGCCAGCTTTCATTGAAAAAATGATTGAAGAAATTAAGGAAGGCAAGCACAAGAAACAAGTGGCAAGTGCTTAATAAAAAATCTTAGATAAATAAGAATACTAAAATCGGTGTGGAGATACAAATCTAGCCGATTTTTATTTTATAAAAACATTAAATAATAACCATATGGCAGTTTTAGGGGCAATAATAAAAGGAGTTATAGAATTAAAAGATAAACTGACTCCAGAGTCTAATCCTATAGAGGAACAAGAAAATCTTTTAAAAAATATTTTAGAAAAAGCAAAAGACACTGCCTTTGGTCAATATTATAATTTTGATAAGTTAATTGATGCCCCTAATACATCAAAATTATTTTCTAGTTCAATTCCTTTTTTCGATTATAATAAAATAAATGACGAATGGTGGAGTAAACTGCATGAAGGAAAAGAAAATGTAACATGGCCAGGAACACCAGATTATTATGCGTTAAGTTCGGGTACTACAGGTAAAACTAGTAAAAGAATACCTGTTACTGATGCTATGATTTCAGCAATAAAAAGTACGGGTATAGATCAAGTATCTGCACTTAGTAATTTTGATTTGCCTGCGGATTTTTTTGAAAAAGGAATTCTGATGTTGGGGAGTTCTACCGATTTAACTGAAAAAAACGATCATTTAGAAGGTGAAATTAGTGGTATAAGTGCAAGTAATATTCCTTTCTGGTTTCGAGATTATTATAAACCAGGAGAAGAAATTGCACAAATTGAAGATTGGGACGAACGTGTTCAGAAAATATCAGACAATGCAAAAAATTGGGATATTGGTGCGCTAAGTGGTATACCTTCATGGATAGAATTAATGTTAGAGAAAGTTATTGCAGATCATAATTTAAATAATATACACGAAATTTGGCCTAACCTACAAGTTTATACTTCTGGAGGCGTTGCTTTTGCACCTTATAAAAAAAGCTTTAATGCTTTATTAGCACACCCAATTACAGTTATTGATACATATTTGGCATCAGAAGGTTTTGTAGCTTTTCAAGCAAGGCCAGAAACTGACGCTATGAAATTAGCAACGAATAGTGGTATCTATTTTGAATTTGTGCCTTTTAAGCCTGAATACATTAATCAAGATGGTTCTTTAACTGATGATGCACCTGCACTTACACTTTCAGAAGTAGAAAAAGATCAAGATTATGCTTTAGTAATTAGTACTGTATCTGGTGCGTGGCGTTATTTAATTGGAGATACTATTGAATTTACAGATTTAGAACGTGCTGAGATTAAAATTACTGGACGAACAAAATTCTTTTTAAATACCGTAGGGTCACAGTTGTCAGTAAATAAACTAGATGATGCCCTGAACCATATTGAAGAGGTTTTTAATGTTAAAATATCTGAGTATACACTTTGTGCAAAACGTTTTGATGAGGATTTTTACCATAGCTGGTATTTAGGAACAGAAGATGAGCTAGATACTAAAAAGGTGATTGCAGCTTTAGATGAGCATTTAAAAGAAGCTAACAAAAACTATAAAGTAGCAAGGTCAAAAGCATTAAAAGGAGTAAAGGTAACTATCGTTTCTCCAAATGTTTTTCACGAATGGAACGGTGCAAATAAAAAGAAAGGTGGACAGGTGAAAATGGAACGTGTAATGGGTGAAGAGAAATTTGAAGAATGGGAGAAATTTACCAATAATATTTAATTACTTTAAATTTAGAGCCTTATCTCGTTCTTCTACAATTGCCAAAATTTCATCAGGAGAAAGATAGTATTTTTTAATTCTAGCTTTGTAAACTTCCGATAAATTGGTGTTGTTTAAGATGAAATTTTTTGTTTCTAAAATATATTTATCCATGTTTTTTTCAACGGCATATGAGTCTGCTGCTCTTTCTGCTTCTCTAATCGATTTATCTAAAAGAATATATTTTATTCCGAACCAAATAAGATCAAAACTATTTCTGTTTCTATAGTCCATAACATGACCTAATTCATGTCCAAGCCAGCCAATCATTACATTTTCAGGAATGTTTTTGGTATCAAATTTTACACCTTCAATTTCAAAAGACTCACTTACAAATATATAATAACGCCTATTTTTTTTTGAATTTAATAAGCTCCAAAATGAAGGCTGCGCCTGCATTATAGATTTTTTAATATTCTTTTTAAATTTAATTTCAATTCTAGTGTTTTTCAACTCAGGATAATAAGAGAGGGCTGTTAAAGCTTCCTTTCTTATAGAATCGGGTACTATATGTTCTGATTTTTTATCTTTCATATTTGCAAATGCAACGGTTATTAAAATGCAAAAAGTGGCTAATAGCCACTTTTTTAATTTACTCTTCTTTTTCATGTAATTTTTAAAACTGGTATCTGATACCTAATGCAATATCTAAATCTAAATCGTCAGAATAGTTGTCGTTAAAACCTAATTCAGGACGCATATCTAGAGAAAGTATCAAAGGAAAATCAAAATTATATTCAATTCCAATATCACCTGCAATTACAGCAAAAACACCATCGTTTTCACCAGCATCAAATGATCCTAAACCACCACCAGCACCAACAAACCAATTAAAACCACCATCAATAGGCATAACCCATTGGTACAATCCAATTAATTTAAAAGCATCTACATTATTAGAGTCTCTCCATCCTAAATCAAATTCAAGTCTGTTATTTTCTTTCAAATAACGTTGGTAAGATACTTCTCCACCAAAACCATCATTATCACCTAATCTAAGACCTAATGCGTTTTTAGAAATTGACTGTGCTTGTGCAGCTACAGTTGTTAAAATAATTACGGCTAATACACCTAAAATTTTCTTCATCTTCTTTGTTTGTTTTATTACAGCAAATTTAACGATGGTATTGAGTTTCTATTGCTCTATTCGAATTTATAATTAACCTAAACCAATGGTTTTAAAGTAGTGGGCTAAAAAAATTAGCAAGGCCTTCTAAGAATTTTTGGGCTATCGGCCTATTCTTAAAAGTTTTATAATCTATTAGATTATTCTTATGGCATTGGGTGTCAAATTCCTCGCAAATAACTTTAGTGATTTTACTGTCATATATTAAAGCATTAGCTTCAAAATTGTGTTCAAAACTTCGGTAATCAAAATTGCCAGAGCCTACAGAAGCAAGTTCGCTATCAATTAATATAACCTTGCTGTGTGAAAAATCGTTTCTTAAAAATATTTTAACACCTATAGCAAGCAATTCTTCAAAGTTAGCATACATACTGTATTTAGCCATTATAGAATCTGATTTACTAGGTATTAGAAGACTGACCTCTATACCGCTTAATGCTGCTACTTTTATCGCTTGAATTACTGTAACACCTGGTATAAAATAAGGGTTGGCAATACAGATGCTTTCTTGAGCACTGTTAATCATAGCAACATATTGTTGCATAACGGCGGGTTGCTTAGAGTCTGGACCACTGGTAACAATTTGTATCGTACTATCACCTATTGGTTCATTATTTGGCAAATATTTTTCATTGATTAAAAGCTCTTCGTCACTAGCAAAATGATAATCTTTAATAAATACGCGATGCAAACTGTTTACAGCAGGGCCTTTAATCATTAAATGTAAATCTTTCCAAATACCTAATTCAGATATAT
Encoded proteins:
- a CDS encoding glucoamylase family protein; this encodes MNNFKFFTLFFLFLVSCSKDVSQGPTGVSELPEVNPEPEEAEITDEELLDITQAETFKYFWDFAHTASGAAKERYHPNDPSNDENTVTTGGTGFGLMAILVGVERNYISREQAVGRLNKIITFLNTADRFHGAWPHWIDGNTGKVKPFSPQDDGGDLVETAFVVQGLICVKEYFKNGSEAEKELANKADTLWKDVEWDWYTQGENSLFWHWSPSNNFAINLELKGYNETLITYVLAAASPSYSISKEVYKNGWASNGSIKSTATAYNYPLIVKHAGSEELGGPLFFSHYSFLGLNPNGLIDEFVNYGDVSVNHSKINYNYAVANPNNFKDYGEDCWGLTASYSRNTDGSLGYAAHAPNNDIGVVSPTAAISSIVYTPEESLQALHYFYTNKSKLLGSAGFYDAFSPQTDFWVAEAYLAIDQGPQIIMIENYRSGLLWSLFMQNEDVQSGLNKLGFTYGS
- a CDS encoding GH3 auxin-responsive promoter family protein — its product is MAVLGAIIKGVIELKDKLTPESNPIEEQENLLKNILEKAKDTAFGQYYNFDKLIDAPNTSKLFSSSIPFFDYNKINDEWWSKLHEGKENVTWPGTPDYYALSSGTTGKTSKRIPVTDAMISAIKSTGIDQVSALSNFDLPADFFEKGILMLGSSTDLTEKNDHLEGEISGISASNIPFWFRDYYKPGEEIAQIEDWDERVQKISDNAKNWDIGALSGIPSWIELMLEKVIADHNLNNIHEIWPNLQVYTSGGVAFAPYKKSFNALLAHPITVIDTYLASEGFVAFQARPETDAMKLATNSGIYFEFVPFKPEYINQDGSLTDDAPALTLSEVEKDQDYALVISTVSGAWRYLIGDTIEFTDLERAEIKITGRTKFFLNTVGSQLSVNKLDDALNHIEEVFNVKISEYTLCAKRFDEDFYHSWYLGTEDELDTKKVIAALDEHLKEANKNYKVARSKALKGVKVTIVSPNVFHEWNGANKKKGGQVKMERVMGEEKFEEWEKFTNNI
- the bglX gene encoding beta-glucosidase BglX, whose amino-acid sequence is MILKKFAYKISIAAISLFAISTQAQNKIPEVETLLQKMTIEEKIGQLNLVTPGGGIATGSVVSSNVEDKIKAGQVGGLFGIAGPEKIKAAQDFAVKKTRLGIPLIFGSDIIHGYKTTFPIPLALSSTWDMELLKKTAQIAALEATADGINWNFSPMVDIARDPRWGRIAEGAGEDPYLGSEIAKAMVVGYQGDDLTDADTMLACVKHFALYGAVEGGRDYNSVDMSRIKMYNEYFPPYKAAIDAGVGSVMSSFNDVDGIPASGNKWLLTDLLRNQWGFNGFVVSDYTSVNEMIAHGLGDLQTVSALSLKAGLDMDMVGEGFLTTLKKSLEEGKVSEEEITIACRRILEAKFKLGLFDDPYKYINKKRPAKDILKQENRIVARDVAKKSFVLLKNHNSVLPLQKNAKIALIGDLADSKENMLGTWAPTGDPSISIPIIEGFKNVAPNATIMYAKGANITDDEELATNTNVFGTRVVIDKKSPEILLSEAVEVAKKSDVVVAVVGEATEMTGESSSRTDLNISASQKKLINALVETGKPVVLVLMSGRPLTIEDELALPVSILQVWFPGIEAGNAIADVVFGAYNPSGKLTATWPRNVGQIPIYHSIKTTGRPQPTAEFEKFKSNYLDAPNTPLLPFGYGLSYTNFEYSDLKVLKSEIASDESISVSFSIKNTGNFDGEEVVQLYLRDVVRSITQPIKQLKGFKKIMLKKGEKKQIELLLSPDDLKFYNSNLEFVSEPGKFEVFVGTNSDATMKTTFTLK
- a CDS encoding prolyl oligopeptidase family serine peptidase; this encodes MEARKIIQILLLLGCFQLTAQYSTFEEKMFIKEGDTLLYRIQYPNDFVNTNKYPVLFFLHGAGERGNDNESQLMHGSGLFSNEEIKRDFPAIVIFPQCPENEYWANVKVNRKTQPVGLRFKYGRKPTKALGLVMDLVDETLAEPFAKTDQVYIMGLSMGGMGTYELLYRRPNLFAAAIAICGGGKPKSAKEYAAKVPLWAFHGSQDNVIDPILSLEMTKEILEYGGYPKLTLYDFANHNSWDSAFAEPELLPWLFSKTKQKL
- a CDS encoding type 1 glutamine amidotransferase domain-containing protein, which produces MKLENKKVAILATDGFEKSELFEPLEALKKEGAEVDIISIKKGDIKSWDQTDWGKSIAVNFDLNEVNESDYSSLVLPGGVINPDTLRTNEDALDFIRAFFKSGKPVAAICHAPWLLVSAGVIENREVTSYKSIKDDILNAGGTWMDEEVVVDSGLVTSRNPGDLPAFIEKMIEEIKEGKHKKQVASA
- a CDS encoding glucoamylase family protein, with amino-acid sequence MKNLVKLIASLVLVVIVSLVEGCNDRKPKKVENVEESATEKITISDTELLDKVQRQTFDYFWEGAEPTSGLARERIHLDGIYPSNDKDVITIGGSGFGLMAILVGVERGFITREQAVQRYDTIINFLEKADRFHGAWPHWLKPSGKTAPFSKKDDGGDLVETAFLIQGLLTAKEYFNKSNAEELAIRDRIQKLWEGVEFDWYTKGENVLYWHWSENYGWDMNFPVGGYNEALIMYVLGAASPTHPIQKKVYEEGWAGNGAIKKDTTYYGLKTVVNHYEHDKAPVGPLFWAHYSYLGLNPKGLTDQYADYWKLNQNHALIHYKHAVANPNNFKGYGEKAWGFTSSYSIKGYDGHRPDNDLGVISPTAALSSMPYTPKESLTFLRYMYTEQDSLVGKYGPYDAFSLEDDWSLPRYLAIDQGPIPVMIENYRSGLLWNNFMKNEDVKKGLKTLGFKYTKVKE